The Acidobacteriota bacterium genome includes the window CCTGTATATCACTATCCAGATAAGAAAAAACTTCTGCTTGTAGTTTTTGAGGAAGAATCCTTAAAATAATTGCATAATCTTTGGCATCAATTTCTCTAAATAAATCTGCTATGTCAGAGGCATGCCAGGTCGATATAACATCCTTTAACACGCCCCAATGTTTGTTTTTAATTAGTTCTTCAACTTCTGGCTGAAGCAGTTGTATCATCGGATTTAAAATTTTTTTATCCTTTTTCATGATTTCACCAGTTTATAAGTACATTTTATTTAAACCCCCAAATAAAAAGTACATATAAACAATCTGCATATACTCTCCTCTGGGCAACTATTGTTTTTTGTTTTCTGCTCAGTTCCACTTCCTTTTAAAAGACTATTAAGTGGGTTTTTTATTACAGAAAGATTTTTAATCTTGCTGTTTTCTCTATACTCAATTTTCACAGCAGGGATTTTGCCTTCCCTTGCCATTTTATAAAGAAAAGAGTTCGAAACAACCATTAAAATGGCTCCCCAGGGTGGACTCGAACCACCAACCCTCCGGTTAACAGCCGGATGCTCTGCCAATTGAGCTACTGGGGAACCCCCTCGTAATCTATACATCAGCTCTTTCTGAAAATCAAGCCCCTTTTTCGAGAATTTAACCCTCTACCCCGTTAAATGAATCTACCCTCCCTGGAGCCAGAGAGGGTAGATATTTGGCCCTTTCCTTCCTTTCTTGAGTTAGCCTTCCTTTTCCTTTCCTGCTTCTCCCGCTTCCTCAGTCAGTAAGGGGTTTTCGGAAAGGAAGCGATCGATATCGACGCTCGGCGCATATTCCTCGAGCACCTTCCGCTGAGTTTCCCGTCTTACCGCTATCGGGACCGCTGCCCCAGGGGCGGGGAAGAAGATGCTTCCGATGTCGTTTTCCAGGATGGCAAGAAGCTGAGAGAGGATTACATCGCGGGAATCGGGAAAAAGAGGGGCTACCTCCAATTTATAGGTCCAATAGGTACGAGCAAGGTCGATAAACGGTCCCTCAGAGAGGGAGTAGTTTTCGGCAAGGGTGGTCCCCAACTTCTCCTTTATCCGTTCCTCAGGACAGAAACCCTCCCCCTCAGCCACTTTATTGAAGAAATAGCGGACGAGCGCATTGAAGGCAGTCTCGATAACCCCTTTCTCATCATCCGCTATCTCCCGTGAGACATTGGCAAGGAGGACCTCTTTGTCCTTCTCAGTGAGCTTCTCCCCGATAAAGAGATAAGCAGCACTGAGTTCATTCATCCACTCCTCCAAATTCATTTGTTCCCCTTTCTTAAATATTTAATGGGATGCAATGTAAATTTTTTAAGGTAGAGTTTTTGTTTCCCGGCTCTTCCTTTCTTTTTTTATTATTCCATTTTCTTTTTCAGATCCATCAACACCAATTTTGATATCGCCTTCAGGGTAGCAAAGACGCCTATCCCCTGAATAGCCACCGCCTCGAAGACAGGTTCTCCCTTTACCACCAGCTTCTTCTTCATCTCCTCGACGGGAACGATGTTTGGAAGGTCCCGCTTGTTCAACTGGAGCACATAGGGGATGTTCATTAGGTCATAACCGCATTCCTTCAGGTTATCCTGGAGGTTCTGGAGCGATTCCAGATTGGCGTCCATCCGCTCCACCTGGGAATCAGCCACCATAATGATGCCATCTACCCCTTTAAGAATGAGCTTACGGCTGGCATTGTAGAACACCTGCCCCGGGACGGTGTAGAGATGGAGCCGGGTGCGGAATCCCTTGATGCTACCCAAATCCAAGGGAAGGAAGTCAAAAAAGAGGGTACGATCGGTTTCAGTAGCAAGGGAGATGAGTTTTCCTTTAAGATGAGGACTCGTCCTTTCGTAGATATATTGAAGGTTGGTGGTCTTACCACCGAGTCCAGGACCGTAATAAACGATCTTACAATTTATCTCTCGTGAGGCATAATTTACATAAGTCATAGCTTTGCTTCAGCCAATTTGTTTCTCAGGATAAGCCCTTAGCTTTCTCCACCACCAAACAGGCGTTCGATATCCTCGTCGGTAATCTCGGAGAAGGGGGACTCAAAATCCTTTCTTACCGTTTCCTTCTCCTTTGATATTTTCTCCATAATCTGGTCGAATATCCTGGTGAGTTCACCACTTGCCTTCTTTACCCTCAACCTTACCAACCCGAGCGAGGAGCGCTGGTCGAAAATGACCACCAGGATGATCCTGTTCGCCACAATGGAGATGTGAATGTTATCCCGCTCTCCTTCATGAAACAGGATATTGAACTCCCGTTCCCCGATCAGCCGTGCCAATCCATCGGTGGCTGCCACATTTCCTGCAGTGAGTGAAGCGAGCGAAGTGGTATCCAGATTCTCGATATCCCCGGTTGCTGCTATCTGTTGCCCGTTTTTATCAACGAGGAATACGATCTTGGCGTGGGCTTCCTCCCGCAACTTGGAGATTACCGCGTTGAGCTTATTGAAATCCTCTTCGTAGATAAATAAATCACCCGCTACCATTCCTCATCCACTCCCAATAAGTTCCCTCACATTTAACCATAATATTTTACCAGATTCAATCCTCTTATCCAAGGCCTCTCTTTCTCTTTGGGTTTCGATTGAAGCTTCTCACAATATGTTATTATAATATCAAATAATAGAGAAAGGCAAATGTCGAAGGAAGAAAGGCTTGAAGAGCTGGTTGAAAAGCTGGTTCACTCCCCCAAAACTGGGCGAGAGATTACCAAGGTGGAGGTTCTTCCGCAAAGGAAGGGAAGTCTCGCCCCCTTCCCGGAGAAGATACCGGAGCGGATCGTCTCCGCTCTGAAGAAGGTGGGCATAGAAAGGCTTTATTCCCATCAGCGAGAGGCGATCGAGAGGGTTTTGGCTGGGGAGAATGTGGTCATTGCCACCCCTACCGCATCGGGCAAGAGCCTTTGTTATCACCTTCCCGTCCTTATCCGGATGCTCGAGGACAAAGGCTCTCGTGCCCTTTTCCTCTTTCCCACCAAGGCGCTCTCCCAGGATCAGGTGATGGAGTTCAACAAGCTCGTCGAGACATTATCCCTACCCATCGCCTGCTACACCTACGATGGCGATACCCCGGCTGATGCCCGGAGGGCGATAAGGGCAAAGGGCAATGTGGTGGTGACCAACCCCGATATGCTTCATACCGGTATCCTTCCCCACCATACCAAGTGGCTTAAGCTCTTTTCCAATCTTCATTTTGTGGTGATCGATGAGCTTCATACCTACCGTGGGGTGTTTGGTAGCCATTTTGCCAACCTTATGCGCCGTTTCCTCCGGGTGGCTCGTTTTTATGGGGCGAAGCCCATCTTCATCTGTTCCTCTGCTACCATCGGGAACCCGAAGGAGCTTGCTGAGCAGTTGGTGGGGGAGCGGTTTACCCTCATCGATCAAAATGGCGCCCCCTCGGGAAAAAAGTACTTCATCTTCGTGAATCCCCCGTTGGTAAACCCTGCCCTCGGCATCAGGGCAAGCTATATAAATGAGGCGAGGAAATATGGAGGAAGGTTCATTTCCCACGGGATAAAGACGATAATCTTTGCTCCCAGCAGGCTCAAGGTAGAGGTGCTTACCCGCTACCTGAAGGAGGATTTCAGGGATAGATTGGGAGAAGAGGGGATCCGGGGCTACCGCGGAGGATATCTCCCTAAGCTTCGTCGGGAGATAGAGAGGGGGCTTAAGGAGGGGAAAGTGATCGGTGTGGTCTCCACCAATGCCCTTGAGCTCGGGATCGATATCGGCGAGCTTGAGGCGTCGATAATAGCGGGGTACCCGGGGACCATCGCCAGTACCTGGCAGGAGGCGGGCAGGGCGGGGAGGAAGCGAAATACCTCGGTAGCGGTGCTCATTGCCAGGAGCAATCCCCTTGATCAGTTCATCATCACCCATCCCGATTACTTCTTCTCTCGCTCCCCCGAGGAGGGAAGGGTGAACCCAGAGAATCCGGTGATCTTAGCCTCCCATCTGAAATGCGCTGCCTTTGAGCTTCCCATCGCCGAAGGCGAGGACTTGGGAGGAGAGATAGGAAAGGAGATACTCGATATCCTGACCGAGGATGGTTTCCTCCATAAGATAGGAGGAAGATGGCATTGGGCATCCGATTCTTATCCTGCTCTCTCCGTCTCTTTGAGAACCGCTTCCCCGGATAACTTCGTGGTCATTGAGAGGGGAGAACGGGATAGAACCATCGGAGAGGTGGATTACGAATCTGCCTTCACCACAATTTATCCCGGCGCTATTTACTTGGCGGAAGGAGAGTGCTACCAGGTGAAGGAGCTCGATTTTCCAGGGAGGAGGGCTTATGTGGAGAGGGTTTCCGCCGATTACTACACCGAAGCCATCTCTTACACCGGGGTAAGGGTTCTCGATATCTTCGAGGAGAAGGAAGAAAAAGGAGTGAGGGTGGAGCAGGGTGAGGTGCGGGTTAACACCAAGGTAGCGGGCTACAAGAAGATAAGGTTTGAAACTGGAGAGAATGTGGGCTACGGGGAGGTGAACCTCCCGGAGCAGGAGCTTACCACTGAGGGGTACTGGTTTACCATTCCGGATGAGGTGATCTCTCGCTTCCCATTTTCGAGGAGCGAGTTGGTCGATGGGCTTCTCGGTATCTCCTACCTCCTCATCCATCTTGCAAGCTTTCTTCTTATGTGCGATGTCTCTGATCTCGGGCGCTCCATTGGCGACAGGGACGCCGGGTGGTTTGCCGCCTCTGGTGCCGATGGAAGGGGCTTTTACAGCTATGCCAAGGGTATCTCCCGTCTTGAGCCCGGGGCGATAGGGAGCTTTCGTCCCACCCTATTCATCTACGAAAATTATCCCGGTGGCGTTGGGGGGATGCCCTTTCTCTTCGATAAACATAGCCTTCTCCTCTCCGAGGCGATGGAGATTATCGCTTCCTGCCCTTGCGAGATGGGTTGTCCTTCCTGCGTTGGTCCCTCCGCCGAGGTCTCTACCCGGGCGAAGGAGGTGGCGTTTCACATTCTCAAGGAGATAGGCGGAGATGTTTGAGCCGAAGGGGGAAGAGATAAAAAGGCTCCTCTCCTCACCCTACCGGGATATCCTGGGAAGGGAGAAGGAGAATATCACTCTAAGGCGGAGATTGGAGCTCGTCTTAAGGAAGGAGAGAAAGAGAAGGAGGGAAGCTTCTAAGGTGAACGAGCTTCCCGGTGAGTGGGTGAGTACCCCTTATGGTGAGGTGCTCGTGCGGGAGCGGGTCTATCCCTGGGATTATCGCCATGGAGATTTCCCCATAGGGCGGGCTTTGGAATTGCCGAGGCAGGCGATCTCTTTCCTTCTTCCCGATCTTTCCGCTGATGTTGATCTCTCCCAGTTCCTTTTCATCGATACCGAGACGAGCGGACTCGCTATGGGAACGGGGACCTACATCTTCCTCTTCGGTGCTGGCTTTTTGGTTGAGGAGGGGTTTAAGGTCGTTCAGTATTTCATAAAGGACTACTCCCAAGAGCAGGCAATGCTCCACCTTATAGAGGAGCTTCTGTCAAAATTTTCCCTCCTCGTGAGCTTCAACGGGAGGAGGTTCGACATCTCTCTCCTTGAGACGCGGTTCATCATAAACCGGATGGGGATGGAGCTTGACCAATTTCCCCATATCGATCTTCTCTACCCATCAAGGCTTCTCTGGCGGAGGGTGTTTCCCGACTGTCGGCTTATCACCCTGGAGCGAGAGGTCTTATCCTTTCTTCGTTTCGACGATATACCCGGAGAGGAGATACCCTGGAGGTATTTCCATTACCTCCGCACCGGGGATCTTGGGCTCGTTCTTCCCATCTTCGAGCACAACTTGCTCGACATCCTCTCCCTGTTAGCCCTTTTCTTCTTTATCGCTTCTCTTCTTTCCTCACCTGCTGAGCTTGCCCCACTTCTTTCCGCCGATTTCTCCGCCCTCGGCAGGTTCTTTGAGGAGCGCGAGAAATTGGAGACCTCGGTCGCCTGCTATCAAGAGGAGTTGAAAGGAGGAGGAAAGAGGGCTTATCAGGCGGCAAAGCGTCTTTCCCTGATATATAAGCGAACCGGGGATTATCCTTCTGCCCTTCCCCTATGGCGCCTTATGCGGGAGAGGATGGAGGGATTCGACCCTTTCCCCTACGAGGAGGAGGCGAAATACTACGAGCACAAAGCGAAGGATTATCAGCGGGCGAAGAGATTGGTGGAGGAGGCGATAACGAGATTTAAAGAGACGGAGTGGATACTTCCTCCAAGTAAAAGGGAAGAGATATACTCTCTACTCCACCATAGGCTCAAAAGATTGGTAAGAAAACTGACCACCCGAAATCAGGAGGAAGGCTTATAAGGAGGAAAGATCTGATCCTTCCCCCGCTTTTTTGCAGCAAGTAATCTTTTGTCTCCCTCCTCAAGAAGTCCTTCTGCTGTTTTGGCTGAGAAGTCGTCGGTCGCCACTACTCCGGCACTTAAGGTGAGGGTGAGCTTCTTCTGCTTGATGAAGAAACAGTGTTCCGTTACCTTCTTTTTGAGCCTCAGAGCTACCTTCAACCCGTTTCCCAGCTCAGTTGCCGGGAGGAGAAGGGCGAATTCATCCCCCCCGTATCTTGCTAGTACATCCCCCTGCCTTACTCCGTTCACCAGGATGGAGGCAACCTCGGCTAAGATCTTATCCCCGGCTAAATGTCCGTAGGTATCGTTTATCTTCTTGAAATCATCGAGATCGAGAATAATGAGGGCGAGCGGTTGAAGATAGCGGGAAGCACGGTTGAACTCGAGCTTAAGCGCTTCGAAGAAGAAGCGTCGATTGTAGATGTTGGTTAAGGGGTCGGTGATGGAGAGTCGCTTCAGCTCCTTGGTAAGCTCGGTCAAGCGTTCTGTTTTCTCTTTTAGCTTCTTTGTCAACTCAGCATTTTGTCTGGTAAGGAGGTATTTCCCCCGTGCCTCTTCTATTACCGGGGGAAGAAGCTCGAGGAAATTGAAATCTACCTCTTTCACTATGTAGTCATATGCCCCTTCCTTCATCGCCCGAACTACTGTCTGCTCATCTCCATGGGCGGTCATCACGATCACCGGGACATCGACATTCCGCTTCTTGAGCTCGATGAGGAACTCTATCCCATTCATTTTGGGAAGGAGAAAATCGCAGACAATGGCGTAAAAAGAGGAGAGGTGGGGAAGGGAGAGAGCATCCTCTCCGCTTTCCACCACCTCTACCTGATATCCCTGTTCGATGAGCTTCAGCTTGATGAGCTCAGCGTGGTCTTTGGTATCCTCGACCACGAGGACTTTTTTCTTTTCTTCCTCCTCCTCCACCTCTCAGCTCCTCAGTTTAAATCGATCCTCCAGTTTTTTCAGTCTGTCGACGATCCCACCGTACTCGAGGTCCTCATAGGGGAGCATCGCTGCTCCGAAGAAGCCTTGTTTTCTTATCTCGAGGCTCTTTCTCGCCGCTTCCTCCCTCACCGTGTCCCAGAATGGGTGGTCAAAGGCGTCGACGGGACCGGTGAGCTTTCCTCGATAAAGGGAGAAGGCGAGAGCGGATACGATGGGAGGTCCATCGAAGAAGGAGCAACAAGTACCGGTTTTTGCTGGAGTGAGCGGTCCAATATGGCTTCCCCGCATAAAGCCAGAGACATAGTGGGCGAGGGCAAACGGAGAAAGAACTTCGCCCGAAGCGGGAAACTCCCCTTGGACCCGGACGATCATTATCGGATCGTCCTTGCCCGTATACCTCCCAGCGATGTTCCTGAGTCTGGTGGTGCTTACCGAAACCGCTTTGGCGCCAGTAGCCCGAGAGCGGATCTCCTCGATGACATAGCGTGAGGTATCCCGGAGTAGGGCGGCAATGTCGTAAAGATCCTCAGGAGCGTTGAGCTCGATAACTCGATCCCCCTCAGTGCAGGAGACATCCATAATAACAAAGGTGAACCCCTTGCCTATTTTCGGAGAAAGGATGAGTCCGGATGAATGCATTGGGTCGGCAAAGGCGAGATAGAGGGGCAGGTTGTAAGCACCTGGATCGGTTTTATCAGCAGCGAAGAAGATGAAGGGCTCAGCCGGACGTTCCTCGAACTCTATCTCAGCAACTGCCGGTCCCAATCCCTTTACATTACCAGAAAAGGCATCCTTCAGGAGATCCTGCCCTGCGGCGTAAAGCCCCTCTTCCCTTGCTACCTCCGTTCCCGCAGCGAACGCCTCCCAGGCGAGCCGATGAACATCCTCGTTTGAGACGCCATGCTGGTGTACCATTAGAATGGAGATATCGTCTCCGGTATAACTCACATAATAATCGGATAATAGTGAGCTACCTTTTTCCCTTATGTATTCAGAAACCCTTTTTATGATCCGTTCGCTCGGCGCCAAATGACCACCGATACTTCCGATATCGGCTTTTATTGCTGTTAGCGTTGTCTTCATACATCCCTCCCTTCTTTTAATGACCACCTCAATTTGAAAAACGGTAAGAAAATGATACCATAAAAAGGCTATAAGCTCAAGGTGAGAATCTCAGCCAGAAGGAAGCTTTCAGGATGCGAATAACGATCGATATAAGACCTCTCCTTCGTCGTCCCACCGGGGTGGGAAGATATCTTATAGGACTGATCGAAGCCCTCTCCCTTCTCGATGGAGAGAATGCCTATCTCCTTTTCACCAGTTCTCTTCGCGATAGGTTCATCGAAGGAAGCCTCCGGATTGGGGAAAACTTCGAGGTGCGGGATTTTCATCTTCCCGTACGGCTGGTTAATCTCCTCTGGCACAGGTTGCGTTTCCCCCCAGTGGAGACCTTTTTAGGGGAGATCGATATCGCCCATTCCCCATCTCCCCTGATAATGCCCACCCGGAAGGCGAAGAGGATCATCACCCTGCACGACCTCTATTTCCTCCGCCATCCTGAGCTCGCTTATGGTGAGATACGCCGGGATTATATACCGCTGGTGAGGAAGAGTGCGGTGTTCGCTCATTCTGCTATTTCTGTATCTCAATTCACCAAGAATGAGGCGGTAGAGCTTATCGGTATCCCCGAGGAGAAGGTACGGGTGATCCCATCCGGTGTCTCGCCCCATTTCTTTGAGCGGGTGGATAAGGGAAAGATCGTTCAGGTGAAGAGGATCTTTGGCATCAAGGGGAATTATCTCATCTTCGTAGGAGGGGGGGAACCAAGAAAGAACCTGCCATTAGCCCTTTCCGCCTTCAGGATGTTTCTTGGAAGAACCAATTTCCGCTTTAGCCTGGTTGTTATAGGCGGTCTTGGCAGATGGGAGAAAGAGATAATGAGTGAGATAGATCGCCTTTCCCTTTGGGATAATGTTATCCTAACCGGTTATGTGGTAGATGAATCTCTTATTCCACTTTATGCTGGGGCGGATGCCCTTCTCTACCCTTCGCGTTATGAGGGTTTCGGTTTTCCGATGCTTGAGGCTATGGCTGTTGGTACCCCGGTGATCGCCTCGGATACCTCCTCCCTCCCTGAGATAGCTGGCTCTGCCGTCGTCCTCCTTCCTCCGGATGACCCCGAGGCGTGGGCGGATGCGATGTACAGGTTGATTTTTGAACCTGAATTGAGGAAGGAATTGATAAAAAAGGGCAAGGAAAGGGCGAGGGAATTCTCTTGGGAGGAGGCGGCGAGAAAAACTCTTTCCCTTTATCGGGAGCTTATCTGATAAAATATAGTTGATGAAGATCGGTATTGACGCACGAGAGCTTCAGGGGAGACCTACCGGAGTAGGAAGGTATCTTAAGACGCTTCTCCTCCATCTTCCAGAGCTTCTTCCGGAATGTAAATTTGTCCTCTATCATTCGACCAGGTTTGCCTGCGAGCTTCCGAACTTGTCCCGGCTTACCTTAAGGCTCATCCCCAAAGGGTTGATCCCGTTGAACACCTATTGGGAACAATTTGTTCTTCCTCGTGAGGTAAAGAAGGACAGGCTATCCCTCTTCTTTTCCCCAGGCTATTTTCTCCCCCTTTCTCTTTCTCTCCCCCGGGTGGTGGCGATCCACGACATTTCTTTTGAAGCACATCCTGAGTGGTTTTCTCTTAAAGAACGGATAAGAAGACGCCGTTTCATCCGCAAGGCAGCAGAAATAGCCGATCTCGTGCTCACCGATTCCCGCTTCTCCAAGGAGGAACTCCTCCGATATTACCACCTGCCAGAAGAAAAGGTGAAGGTTGTTTACCTCGGGGTGGATCCTTTCTTCAAGCCCATCGATGACGAGGAGAAGCTATCAGAGCTCAGGGATAAGCTCGAATTGGAGAGGGATGAGAAGATAATCCTCTTTGCGGGGAGCATCCTTCCCCGAAGGCGTATACCGGAGCTCATTCGGGCACTGCCCTTGATCCTTCGCCAGGTGCCGGAGGCGATTTTGGTAATCGCGGGTGAAAATAGGACCTTTCCTTACATCAACCTGCCGCTCCTCGCCTCCGAGCTCGGGGTGAGGGAGCGGGTTCGTTTCTGTGGTTTTATGGGTGAGGAGGCGCTAAATCTCCTCTATAACTTAGCCTCGGTCTTCATCTATCTCTCCGATTACGAAGGGTTTGGTCTTCCTCCCCTCGAGGCTATGGCTGTTGGCACCCCGGTGGTGACGAGCGATAGCTCATCTTTGAGGGAGCTCTACCAGGGGTCGGCGCTCCTTCTTTCATCTTTTGAGCCAAAGGAGATAGCGGATGGTGTGGTAAGCCTCCTCCTCGAGGAAGAAAAAAGAGATGAATTGATTGCGAAGGGTTTTTCCCTCGCTGAGAAGCTTAGTTCAAGGCGGATGGCGGAAGAGGTTGCCTCTCTTCTTAAACCCCTCTTAGGTAACGCCCTTGGTTAAGGTAAGCGTGGTAATCATTAGTTATAATTCCGCTTCTACCATTCTCGAGACGGTGGCCTCCCTTGTTGATCCCCCCCCTCCTTTCCCTTTGGAGGTGATAGTGGTGGATAACTCATCGAGTGATGAGACAGTCAATTTGGTAAGGAAGAATTTCCCTGCGGTGAGGCTCATCTTGAACGAGCATAATCTTGGCTTTGCCCGGGCGAATAATATCGGAGCAAATGAGGCGGAGGGCAGGTTTCTCCTCTTTTTGAACCCCGATGCTAAGATTACCTCAAAGGAGCTTTCCTTGATGCTTAGTCGGATGGAGAAGGACGATGGTATTGGGGGGATAGGTCCTGCTATTTTTTCTCCTGATGGACGGTATGAGCTTTCCTATGGTTTTAAGCCCAGTTTTTTGAATGAGTTATATCAGAAATTACTTTCTTTTCTCCTTTCGCGAAGGAATATTCTCTCCCGTTTTCTGGCGAGAAAAAGGCTCGGAAGGGAACGGGAGGTTCCTTGGCTTACCGCCGCCTGCTTGCTCCTCCGAAGAGAGGCTTTTGAACGGGTGGCTGGATTTGATGAGCGGTTCTTCCTCTACTTCGAGGATGTCGATCTCTCGCTCAGGATCAGAGAGGCGGGGTTTTCTTTAATCTATTTCCCCGAAGCGATCGTTATTCATAGGAGGGGGGGAAGTACTTCTCTATTTCCCCTCTCGGTTGCCAAGGAGTACCGGAGGAGTCAACTTTATTTCTATGGGAAGCATTATGGAAAGGGAAGGTTGATCCTGCTTAAGGTTTATCTTATAGTCAAATTCTTCTTCGGGTTGCTTTTTTCCCTCTTGAGGTTGACGGGAAAGGAGCCGTTTTTCTATATCGAGATGATAAAATTTGTCTTGCGTTATCGGAGTGGGTGATGGCACGGATAGGCATCGACGCGAGGAAGATAGCCGATTTTGGTATCGGAAGCCATATTTACTTTCTCCTGAAGAACTTCGCCGAGGTGGATAAGGAGCATCGTTTCTTCCTTTTCGCCCATCCAGACGATGCCCATTATTTCTCCGAATTTCCTGCCCGGTTCGAGTTCGTCCCGGAATACTCGGGCAAATATTCCCTTGGGGAGCTTTTTTCCCTTTCCTACAAAGCGAGGAAACTTAGACTCGATCTCTTTCATTCTCCCCATTATGTGCTTCCCTTCCTCCTCCCCTGTCCCGCAGTGGTCACGGTACACGATCTTATCCATCTTCTCTTTCCCCAGTATCTTCCCCACAATTGGGCGAAGTTTTATGCCCGTTATATGATAGGAAGGGGAGTAAAAAGAGCGAGCCGGGTGATTACTGTATCCCATTCGTCGAAGAGGGATATACTCCGTTTCTTCCGGGTGCCTGAGGAGAAGATTGAAGTGATCTATAACGGAGTGGCGCCGGAGTTGATGGAGCCTTTGAGTTCTGAGGAACTCGATAAGGTGAGGCGAAAATACGGGATATATGAGCCCTTTCTTCTCTTCGTGGGAAATCTTAAGCCCCACAAGAACCTAAGGCGTCTCATATCCTCTTTTGCTCGGGTGGCGGTACAAGTTCCCGAGCTTCTTCTGGTAGTGGTAGGGGATGAGCTTCATAATCATCCGGATCTGGCTCGTGAGGTTGAGGAGAAGAAGCTCAAGGGCCGGGTTCGCTTCTTCGGCTATACCGAACGGGGAGAGCTGAAAGGGCTTTATCAATTAGCGGAAATCCTCGTTTTTCCCTCGCTTTATGAGGGATTTGGCCTTCCTCCTCTCGAAGCGATGGCAGTTGGTACCCCGGTGGTGGCGAGCAATGTCTCCTCCATCCCTGAGGTTGTAGGCGACGCTGCCCTGCTTGTAGACCCCCGCGATGAAGAGATGATAGCCAAAGGCATCCTTCGCCTCCTGAATGAGAGGGGGCTGAAGCAGGATTTGATAGAAAAGGGGAAGAAGAGGGCAAAGATCTTTTCCTGGCGCAAGACAGCAGAGCTTACTTTGGAGGTCTACAATCAGGTTCTTCGCTGAAATTGGATGAATTGCTTCGAGAATTTTAAAAGGTAGTGTTTTTATTTTATTGATTTTATTCCCCTCTTTTGATAGAGTAAGCACGATTATTTTATAGGATTGACGGAAAGGGGGAATGGAGATGAGGAAGATAATTGAATGTGTTCCTAACTTCAGCGAGGGAAAGAGGAAAGAGGTAATAGATGAGATAGTGAACGCGGTGAAGGAAACCCCTGGGGTGCGGGTGCTCAATATATCCTCCGATCCCAGTCATAATCGTTCGGTACTAACTATGGTAGGCGATGATAAAGGATTGAAGCAGGCGGTACTCACCTTATTCGAAAAGGCGGTTTCCTTGATCGATCTAACCAAACATAAAGGCGAGCATCCGCGGATGGGGGCGGTAGATGTGGTTCCCTTTGTCCCGGTAAAAGGGGTGACGATGGACGATTGTATCGCCCTCTCCAAAGAGGTAGGGAAAGAGGTAGGGGAGCGGTTTAAGATACCGGTCTATCTCTATGAGG containing:
- a CDS encoding gliding-motility protein MglA: MTYVNYASREINCKIVYYGPGLGGKTTNLQYIYERTSPHLKGKLISLATETDRTLFFDFLPLDLGSIKGFRTRLHLYTVPGQVFYNASRKLILKGVDGIIMVADSQVERMDANLESLQNLQDNLKECGYDLMNIPYVLQLNKRDLPNIVPVEEMKKKLVVKGEPVFEAVAIQGIGVFATLKAISKLVLMDLKKKME
- a CDS encoding roadblock/LC7 domain-containing protein, whose amino-acid sequence is MVAGDLFIYEEDFNKLNAVISKLREEAHAKIVFLVDKNGQQIAATGDIENLDTTSLASLTAGNVAATDGLARLIGEREFNILFHEGERDNIHISIVANRIILVVIFDQRSSLGLVRLRVKKASGELTRIFDQIMEKISKEKETVRKDFESPFSEITDEDIERLFGGGES
- a CDS encoding DEAD/DEAH box helicase, which gives rise to MSKEERLEELVEKLVHSPKTGREITKVEVLPQRKGSLAPFPEKIPERIVSALKKVGIERLYSHQREAIERVLAGENVVIATPTASGKSLCYHLPVLIRMLEDKGSRALFLFPTKALSQDQVMEFNKLVETLSLPIACYTYDGDTPADARRAIRAKGNVVVTNPDMLHTGILPHHTKWLKLFSNLHFVVIDELHTYRGVFGSHFANLMRRFLRVARFYGAKPIFICSSATIGNPKELAEQLVGERFTLIDQNGAPSGKKYFIFVNPPLVNPALGIRASYINEARKYGGRFISHGIKTIIFAPSRLKVEVLTRYLKEDFRDRLGEEGIRGYRGGYLPKLRREIERGLKEGKVIGVVSTNALELGIDIGELEASIIAGYPGTIASTWQEAGRAGRKRNTSVAVLIARSNPLDQFIITHPDYFFSRSPEEGRVNPENPVILASHLKCAAFELPIAEGEDLGGEIGKEILDILTEDGFLHKIGGRWHWASDSYPALSVSLRTASPDNFVVIERGERDRTIGEVDYESAFTTIYPGAIYLAEGECYQVKELDFPGRRAYVERVSADYYTEAISYTGVRVLDIFEEKEEKGVRVEQGEVRVNTKVAGYKKIRFETGENVGYGEVNLPEQELTTEGYWFTIPDEVISRFPFSRSELVDGLLGISYLLIHLASFLLMCDVSDLGRSIGDRDAGWFAASGADGRGFYSYAKGISRLEPGAIGSFRPTLFIYENYPGGVGGMPFLFDKHSLLLSEAMEIIASCPCEMGCPSCVGPSAEVSTRAKEVAFHILKEIGGDV
- a CDS encoding ribonuclease H-like domain-containing protein, with the translated sequence MFEPKGEEIKRLLSSPYRDILGREKENITLRRRLELVLRKERKRRREASKVNELPGEWVSTPYGEVLVRERVYPWDYRHGDFPIGRALELPRQAISFLLPDLSADVDLSQFLFIDTETSGLAMGTGTYIFLFGAGFLVEEGFKVVQYFIKDYSQEQAMLHLIEELLSKFSLLVSFNGRRFDISLLETRFIINRMGMELDQFPHIDLLYPSRLLWRRVFPDCRLITLEREVLSFLRFDDIPGEEIPWRYFHYLRTGDLGLVLPIFEHNLLDILSLLALFFFIASLLSSPAELAPLLSADFSALGRFFEEREKLETSVACYQEELKGGGKRAYQAAKRLSLIYKRTGDYPSALPLWRLMRERMEGFDPFPYEEEAKYYEHKAKDYQRAKRLVEEAITRFKETEWILPPSKREEIYSLLHHRLKRLVRKLTTRNQEEGL
- a CDS encoding diguanylate cyclase, with product MEEEEEKKKVLVVEDTKDHAELIKLKLIEQGYQVEVVESGEDALSLPHLSSFYAIVCDFLLPKMNGIEFLIELKKRNVDVPVIVMTAHGDEQTVVRAMKEGAYDYIVKEVDFNFLELLPPVIEEARGKYLLTRQNAELTKKLKEKTERLTELTKELKRLSITDPLTNIYNRRFFFEALKLEFNRASRYLQPLALIILDLDDFKKINDTYGHLAGDKILAEVASILVNGVRQGDVLARYGGDEFALLLPATELGNGLKVALRLKKKVTEHCFFIKQKKLTLTLSAGVVATDDFSAKTAEGLLEEGDKRLLAAKKRGKDQIFPPYKPSS
- a CDS encoding fructose 1,6-bisphosphatase, with protein sequence MKTTLTAIKADIGSIGGHLAPSERIIKRVSEYIREKGSSLLSDYYVSYTGDDISILMVHQHGVSNEDVHRLAWEAFAAGTEVAREEGLYAAGQDLLKDAFSGNVKGLGPAVAEIEFEERPAEPFIFFAADKTDPGAYNLPLYLAFADPMHSSGLILSPKIGKGFTFVIMDVSCTEGDRVIELNAPEDLYDIAALLRDTSRYVIEEIRSRATGAKAVSVSTTRLRNIAGRYTGKDDPIMIVRVQGEFPASGEVLSPFALAHYVSGFMRGSHIGPLTPAKTGTCCSFFDGPPIVSALAFSLYRGKLTGPVDAFDHPFWDTVREEAARKSLEIRKQGFFGAAMLPYEDLEYGGIVDRLKKLEDRFKLRS